Proteins encoded together in one Terriglobus saanensis SP1PR4 window:
- the ilvN gene encoding acetolactate synthase small subunit yields MLHTFIALVDNKPGVLTRIASLFRRLNINIASLTVGETEREEVSRMTIVCDAPDNAAHRIRASLYKLEITRDVDEVGRSEAVIRELALIKVEAGPPASSSSSRTHLFELAEVFRARIVDLAPESLMLEMTGSSSKIEGLIQVLMESGYKILEVSRTGRMAMRRGKHTSRVMKALGSKDHQGDSPLDPDALPPSERIPNQFAEHDA; encoded by the coding sequence ATGCTTCACACTTTTATCGCACTTGTAGATAACAAGCCAGGCGTGCTCACGCGGATCGCTTCGCTCTTCCGCCGTCTCAACATCAACATCGCTTCGCTTACCGTCGGCGAGACAGAGCGTGAAGAGGTCTCGCGGATGACCATCGTCTGCGATGCACCCGATAACGCCGCACATCGCATTCGTGCATCGCTCTACAAGCTGGAGATCACGCGCGATGTCGACGAGGTTGGCCGCAGCGAAGCCGTGATTCGTGAGCTAGCGCTGATCAAAGTTGAAGCCGGTCCACCCGCTTCTTCGTCTTCTTCGCGAACTCACCTGTTTGAACTGGCCGAAGTCTTCCGTGCGCGTATTGTGGATCTCGCTCCGGAGTCGTTGATGCTGGAGATGACGGGCTCCTCTTCGAAGATCGAAGGTCTGATCCAGGTCCTGATGGAGAGCGGCTACAAGATTCTCGAGGTCTCACGCACGGGACGGATGGCCATGCGGCGCGGGAAGCATACTTCGCGCGTCATGAAGGCGCTTGGGTCTAAAGATCATCAGGGTGACAGCCCTCTGGATCCCGATGCCCTACCTCCTTCAGAAAGAATTCCCAACCAGTTCGCTGAGCATGATGCTTAG
- the ilvB gene encoding biosynthetic-type acetolactate synthase large subunit: protein MTKTNPNAPTLTGAEILWATLVGEGVTDVFGYPGGAILPAYDALRKFPIHHVLVRHEQGAVHMADGYARASGKVGVAVATSGPGATNLVTGIATAMLDSIPMVCITGQVSSKVLGTDAFQEIDITGITLPITKHNFVATRAEDVAPMIREAFQIARSGRPGPVLVDITKDAQQATCVFDFEAAVPPEYRPHPMLHAESADMAKAISLMRGSKRPVILAGHGIIQAEAEVEVLAFAERHKIPVATTLLGLGGFPASHPLALGMMGMHGESWVNNAIQQSDLLLAFGMRFDDRVTGNLATYAPNAKKIHIEIDPSEINKNVKVDVALIGDLKQVLNTMAPLIDQAGEPRQVDVTKEWREEIRAMKGDASVRDIINLPDNGHLYAAHVINDIWQEAKAAGRLDNTIIATDVGQHQMWEAQYFRHEATRSLVTSGGLGTMGFALPAAIGAKIACPEKDVWVIAGDGGFQMTASELSTIVQEGIHINIAVINNGFLGMVRQWQEAFYDKNYACSPILSPDFVKLADAHGIPGAHVTERSQVLSTVTKARTGASAFLINFSVEKEDGVYPMIAPGAALHEMVRRPNPLIETSED, encoded by the coding sequence ATGACGAAGACGAATCCGAACGCACCCACCCTGACCGGAGCCGAGATCCTCTGGGCCACGCTCGTCGGCGAAGGCGTCACCGACGTCTTTGGTTATCCCGGTGGAGCGATTCTTCCGGCGTATGACGCTCTGCGTAAATTTCCCATTCATCATGTGCTGGTACGACATGAGCAGGGCGCGGTGCACATGGCAGACGGCTATGCACGCGCCTCAGGCAAGGTTGGTGTTGCCGTAGCGACCTCCGGTCCGGGAGCAACGAACCTGGTGACGGGCATTGCAACCGCTATGCTCGATTCGATTCCAATGGTCTGCATCACGGGCCAGGTCTCGTCCAAGGTGCTTGGAACAGATGCGTTCCAGGAGATCGACATCACCGGCATCACGCTGCCTATCACGAAGCATAACTTCGTGGCGACGCGTGCGGAGGATGTGGCTCCGATGATTCGCGAAGCATTCCAGATTGCGCGCAGTGGGCGTCCGGGGCCGGTGCTCGTGGACATCACCAAAGATGCGCAGCAGGCGACATGTGTCTTTGATTTCGAAGCTGCTGTGCCTCCTGAGTACCGTCCGCATCCGATGCTGCATGCTGAGTCTGCCGATATGGCGAAGGCGATCTCTTTGATGCGCGGTTCGAAGCGGCCTGTGATTCTTGCGGGACACGGCATCATTCAGGCTGAAGCTGAGGTTGAAGTGCTTGCGTTCGCAGAACGTCACAAGATTCCGGTCGCCACGACGTTGCTGGGCCTGGGGGGCTTCCCTGCATCGCATCCGCTGGCACTAGGCATGATGGGTATGCACGGTGAATCGTGGGTGAACAACGCGATTCAGCAGTCGGATCTTCTGCTGGCGTTTGGCATGCGCTTCGACGATCGTGTGACCGGCAACCTCGCAACGTATGCACCGAATGCGAAGAAGATCCATATCGAGATCGATCCGAGTGAGATCAACAAGAATGTAAAGGTAGACGTCGCACTGATCGGCGATCTCAAGCAGGTGCTGAACACCATGGCGCCGTTGATCGACCAGGCAGGCGAGCCTCGACAGGTGGATGTGACCAAGGAATGGCGCGAGGAGATTCGTGCGATGAAGGGCGATGCCAGTGTGCGCGACATCATCAATCTTCCGGACAACGGACACCTCTACGCAGCACACGTGATCAACGACATCTGGCAGGAGGCGAAGGCCGCCGGACGTCTCGACAACACGATCATCGCAACCGACGTAGGCCAGCACCAGATGTGGGAGGCGCAGTACTTCCGCCATGAAGCTACTCGCTCACTCGTCACCTCGGGCGGCCTGGGAACGATGGGATTCGCCTTGCCTGCCGCCATCGGCGCGAAGATCGCCTGCCCGGAGAAGGATGTCTGGGTTATCGCTGGTGACGGCGGTTTCCAGATGACGGCTTCCGAGCTCTCCACGATTGTTCAGGAAGGCATTCACATCAACATCGCCGTGATCAATAACGGCTTCCTCGGCATGGTGCGGCAGTGGCAGGAGGCGTTCTATGACAAGAATTATGCATGCTCGCCGATCCTGTCGCCAGATTTCGTCAAGCTCGCGGATGCGCATGGCATTCCTGGAGCGCATGTGACTGAGCGTTCTCAGGTGCTGTCTACGGTGACCAAGGCGCGTACAGGGGCTTCCGCTTTCCTGATCAACTTCTCCGTGGAAAAGGAAGATGGGGTTTACCCGATGATTGCTCCGGGTGCTGCGCTGCATGAGATGGTTCGGCGGCCGAATCCTTTGATTGAGACGAGCGAGGACTAA
- the ilvD gene encoding dihydroxy-acid dehydratase, translated as MSVVPGKKNSIVLTEGPNRAAARSYLRGVGFTKEDLHKPIIGIANTWTEIGPCNFHLRQVAEAVKQGVREAGGTPMEFNTVTISDGITMGTEGMKASLISREVIADSIELVARGNSFDGLICIAGCDKNMPAAIMALARVNIPGLMLYGGSIAPGQLAQPDGTHKNITILNVFEAIGSHAAGKISDDDLEAVEAAACPGPGACGGQFTANTMAMAGEFLGISPIHLTGVLAMSPEKAHASREAGKLVMELARRGTKPSDIVTRKAIENAYAAVCASGGSTNAVLHLLAIASEFNIPFNIDEFNAINERTPHICDLSPGGKYVAKDYQEAGGSRLLAKILIDGGLINGDTPTVTGRTLAEEAKDAVETPGQPVIHKLEKPLKPTGGLVILHGNLAPEGCVIKVAGHERLFHQGPARVFESEDLCFAAVEEGKIKPNDICVIRYEGPKGGPGMREMLAVTAAIKGIPELSETVALLTDGRFSGATRGLMAGHVAPEAYLGGPIAAVHEGDLITFDIPNRELRLEVPADEIAKRLENFKAPESRYKRGVFAKYTKGVSSASKGAITS; from the coding sequence ATGAGTGTCGTACCCGGTAAAAAGAATTCGATTGTACTAACCGAAGGCCCCAACCGCGCTGCTGCGCGCAGCTATCTGCGCGGCGTTGGTTTCACCAAAGAAGATCTGCACAAGCCGATCATCGGCATTGCGAACACGTGGACCGAGATTGGGCCTTGCAACTTCCATCTGCGCCAGGTCGCCGAAGCGGTGAAGCAGGGCGTACGCGAAGCGGGTGGCACACCGATGGAGTTTAACACCGTCACGATCTCGGACGGCATCACGATGGGCACCGAAGGCATGAAGGCTTCGCTGATCTCGCGCGAAGTGATTGCCGATTCGATTGAGCTCGTGGCGCGCGGTAACTCGTTCGATGGCCTGATCTGTATCGCGGGTTGCGACAAGAACATGCCTGCGGCGATCATGGCGCTGGCACGCGTGAACATTCCAGGCCTGATGCTCTACGGCGGCAGCATTGCTCCTGGGCAGCTTGCGCAGCCGGATGGAACGCACAAGAACATCACGATTCTGAATGTGTTTGAGGCCATCGGATCGCACGCTGCGGGAAAGATCTCCGACGACGATCTCGAAGCGGTTGAAGCTGCTGCTTGTCCGGGGCCAGGCGCGTGCGGTGGTCAGTTTACGGCGAACACGATGGCCATGGCGGGAGAGTTTCTCGGGATCTCGCCGATCCACCTTACAGGTGTTCTCGCGATGTCCCCGGAAAAGGCACACGCGAGCCGCGAGGCGGGCAAGCTGGTGATGGAGTTGGCACGTCGCGGCACAAAGCCGTCGGACATCGTTACGCGTAAAGCCATCGAGAACGCTTACGCCGCGGTCTGTGCCAGCGGCGGCAGCACAAACGCCGTCCTGCATCTGCTTGCCATCGCGAGCGAGTTCAACATTCCTTTCAACATCGATGAGTTCAACGCGATCAATGAACGCACGCCGCACATCTGCGACCTTTCTCCGGGCGGCAAGTATGTTGCGAAGGATTACCAGGAGGCGGGCGGATCGCGCCTTCTTGCAAAAATTCTTATCGATGGCGGATTGATAAATGGCGATACGCCTACCGTCACCGGCCGCACCCTTGCCGAAGAAGCGAAGGATGCTGTGGAGACGCCAGGCCAGCCTGTGATTCACAAGCTGGAAAAGCCGCTGAAGCCTACAGGTGGCCTCGTGATCCTGCATGGGAACCTTGCACCGGAGGGTTGCGTGATCAAGGTGGCTGGGCATGAGCGCCTCTTCCATCAGGGACCTGCACGCGTCTTCGAGTCCGAAGACCTCTGCTTCGCCGCAGTGGAAGAGGGCAAAATCAAGCCCAACGATATTTGCGTGATTCGCTACGAAGGTCCGAAGGGCGGCCCAGGCATGCGCGAGATGCTGGCCGTAACGGCAGCGATCAAGGGCATTCCGGAGCTTTCAGAGACCGTGGCTCTGCTGACCGATGGGCGATTCTCCGGTGCGACACGCGGCCTGATGGCCGGGCATGTCGCGCCAGAGGCTTATCTCGGCGGTCCCATCGCGGCAGTGCATGAAGGCGATCTGATTACGTTTGATATTCCAAATCGCGAGCTTCGTCTGGAAGTTCCGGCTGATGAGATTGCGAAGCGGCTTGAAAACTTCAAAGCGCCCGAGTCGCGGTACAAGCGTGGAGTCTTCGCGAAGTATACGAAGGGCGTTTCGTCTGCAAGCAAGGGCGCAATTACTTCTTAG
- the leuD gene encoding 3-isopropylmalate dehydratase small subunit — MIPINVLTSTAVPLPLPNIDTDQIIPKQFLKRIERTGYGDFLFFDWRYNLDTPDHVEPNSDFVLNKPEYNGSKILIAEKNFGCGSSREHAAWAINQYGFLAVIAPSFADIFFSNAGKNGIILVRLSDEDVETLMQRSTANPKHVITINLEEQTVTDDQGFKAGFEIDPFRKYCLLNGLDDIGLTLRHIDSLDTFESKHDNDFWTAPKA; from the coding sequence ATGATTCCTATCAACGTTCTGACCAGCACCGCTGTGCCTTTGCCGCTACCGAACATCGACACGGACCAGATTATTCCGAAGCAGTTTCTGAAGCGCATCGAGCGTACGGGGTATGGCGATTTCCTGTTCTTCGACTGGCGCTACAACCTGGACACACCGGACCACGTGGAGCCGAACTCCGACTTCGTGCTGAACAAGCCGGAGTACAACGGATCGAAGATCCTGATTGCAGAGAAGAACTTCGGCTGCGGATCTTCGCGCGAACACGCTGCGTGGGCAATCAACCAGTATGGTTTTCTTGCTGTGATTGCACCTTCGTTCGCGGACATCTTCTTTTCAAACGCGGGCAAAAACGGCATCATCCTTGTTCGTCTGTCGGATGAGGACGTCGAGACGCTGATGCAGCGTTCGACGGCAAATCCGAAGCACGTGATCACGATCAACCTGGAAGAGCAGACGGTCACGGACGATCAGGGCTTCAAAGCAGGCTTCGAGATCGATCCTTTCCGCAAATATTGCCTGCTGAATGGGCTTGACGATATCGGCCTCACGCTGCGACACATTGACTCTCTCGATACTTTTGAGAGCAAACACGACAACGATTTCTGGACCGCACCGAAGGCCTGA
- the leuC gene encoding 3-isopropylmalate dehydratase large subunit has product MAAKTLFEKVWEQHIVAEPTGEPTLIYIDLQLVHEVTSPQAFDGLRLAGRKLRRPDRHIATVDHNVPTTSAQDRLVIVDQVAAAQVNALRKNCAEFGIEFFDVQDASQGIVHMIGPELGATKPGMTIVCGDSHTSTHGAFGALAFGIGTSEVEHVMATQTLPQSRPKTFLINVEGDLPFGVTAKDIILDIIGRIGTDGATGCVIEYAGSAIRALSMEGRMTICNMSIEAGARAGMIAPDETTFAYLKGRRFAPKGEQWDAAVAHWKTLPTDAGAIYDRELHIDATTLAPAVTWGTSPGMTTTIGASVPTLEDAKSDADRKSYERAFEYMDLKPGTPMEEIRIDTVFLGSCTNGRIEDLRAAAAVVKGHHIATKVRAMVVPGSQAVKRQAEQEGLDLVFKTAGFEWREPGCSMCLGMNPDILQPGERCASTSNRNFEGRQGRGGRTHLVSPEMAAAAAITGHFTDIRKWKEIAPTLPAEQMLVEGGSR; this is encoded by the coding sequence ATGGCAGCGAAGACATTGTTCGAAAAAGTTTGGGAGCAGCACATCGTCGCAGAGCCTACGGGCGAGCCGACGCTGATCTACATCGATCTGCAACTGGTGCACGAAGTCACGTCGCCACAGGCGTTTGATGGTCTTCGCCTGGCCGGACGCAAACTGCGTCGCCCTGACCGTCACATTGCGACGGTGGACCATAATGTTCCGACGACGAGCGCGCAGGATCGCCTCGTGATTGTCGATCAGGTTGCTGCCGCGCAGGTGAATGCGCTGCGCAAGAACTGTGCGGAGTTTGGCATTGAGTTCTTCGACGTGCAGGACGCTTCGCAGGGCATCGTGCACATGATCGGGCCGGAGCTGGGTGCGACGAAGCCGGGCATGACGATCGTCTGCGGCGATTCACACACGTCCACACACGGTGCGTTTGGCGCGCTCGCCTTCGGTATTGGAACGAGCGAAGTCGAACACGTGATGGCGACGCAGACGCTGCCTCAGTCGCGACCGAAGACCTTCCTCATCAATGTTGAGGGAGATCTTCCCTTTGGAGTTACAGCAAAGGACATCATTCTCGACATCATCGGCCGCATCGGTACGGATGGCGCGACGGGATGCGTGATCGAGTACGCAGGTTCGGCGATTCGCGCGCTTTCGATGGAAGGCCGCATGACGATCTGCAACATGAGCATTGAGGCTGGCGCGCGCGCCGGTATGATCGCACCGGACGAGACGACGTTTGCCTATCTGAAGGGGCGACGCTTTGCTCCCAAAGGCGAGCAGTGGGATGCCGCTGTAGCGCACTGGAAGACTCTTCCAACGGATGCGGGTGCGATCTATGATCGCGAGCTGCATATCGATGCGACGACGCTTGCACCTGCGGTGACTTGGGGGACTTCGCCGGGAATGACGACGACGATTGGCGCGTCCGTTCCTACGCTGGAGGATGCGAAGAGCGATGCCGATCGCAAGAGCTACGAGCGCGCCTTTGAGTACATGGACCTGAAGCCGGGAACACCAATGGAAGAGATCAGGATCGACACGGTGTTTCTTGGATCCTGCACGAATGGACGCATTGAAGATCTGCGCGCTGCGGCTGCTGTCGTCAAGGGACATCACATTGCGACGAAGGTGCGCGCGATGGTCGTTCCGGGATCACAGGCGGTGAAGCGGCAGGCGGAGCAGGAGGGTCTGGATCTGGTCTTCAAGACGGCAGGCTTTGAGTGGCGCGAGCCGGGATGTTCGATGTGCCTGGGGATGAATCCGGACATTCTGCAGCCGGGAGAGCGTTGCGCTTCGACCTCGAACCGCAACTTTGAGGGTCGCCAGGGACGCGGTGGGCGTACGCATCTTGTTTCTCCGGAGATGGCAGCTGCGGCTGCGATCACGGGTCACTTCACAGACATTCGCAAGTGGAAAGAGATCGCCCCCACGTTGCCAGCAGAGCAGATGCTCGTCGAAGGAGGTTCGCGCTAA
- the leuB gene encoding 3-isopropylmalate dehydrogenase, producing MKLKIALLAGDGIGPEVTQEAVNVLEAVAAHGRHSFEFVPLLIGGVAITAKGSPLPAETLEQTLACDAALLGAVGDNKFNHLSPNERPEAGLLQIRSALGGFANLRPATAYKALADNSPLRPEITEGVDILFVRELLGGLYFGEPRWWDREKELAHNTMVYSKAEVVRVAKIAFQLAQKRKKKVTSVDKANVLEVSQLWRAAVTEVAKDYPDVTLEHQLVDSMAIHLMNTPRSFDVVLTENLFGDILSDESGVITGSLGMLPSATLGGKVNLYEPVHGSAPDIAGTGKANPIGAILTAALVLRHSAGLEAEAKVIEAAVIEALEEGNRTTDIARGNIVGQRTVSTTEMGKIILDKVKASLK from the coding sequence ATGAAGCTGAAAATTGCATTGCTGGCCGGTGACGGCATTGGCCCCGAAGTAACGCAGGAAGCTGTGAACGTACTTGAGGCTGTCGCCGCGCACGGTAGGCACAGCTTCGAGTTTGTTCCGCTATTGATTGGTGGAGTCGCGATTACGGCAAAGGGCTCGCCGCTGCCTGCGGAGACTTTGGAACAGACGCTCGCATGCGACGCTGCCCTGCTGGGCGCGGTGGGAGACAACAAGTTCAACCATCTTTCTCCGAACGAGCGGCCCGAGGCTGGCCTGTTGCAGATCCGTTCCGCTCTGGGTGGCTTTGCGAATCTTCGTCCGGCGACCGCGTACAAAGCGCTGGCGGACAACTCTCCGCTGCGGCCTGAGATCACCGAAGGCGTCGATATTCTCTTCGTCCGCGAACTACTGGGTGGGCTTTACTTTGGCGAGCCGCGCTGGTGGGACCGCGAGAAGGAACTCGCGCACAACACGATGGTCTATTCGAAGGCCGAGGTCGTACGTGTGGCGAAGATCGCCTTCCAGCTCGCGCAGAAGCGTAAGAAGAAGGTCACCTCTGTGGACAAGGCGAACGTGCTGGAGGTTTCGCAGCTCTGGCGTGCTGCTGTGACGGAAGTTGCGAAGGATTATCCAGACGTGACGCTGGAACATCAGCTTGTGGATTCCATGGCGATTCATCTCATGAATACGCCACGCAGCTTCGATGTCGTGCTGACGGAGAATCTGTTCGGCGACATCCTGTCAGATGAGAGCGGCGTGATTACCGGGTCGCTCGGCATGCTTCCCTCTGCAACGCTCGGCGGCAAAGTAAATCTTTACGAGCCGGTGCATGGATCGGCTCCTGACATTGCCGGAACAGGCAAGGCGAATCCGATTGGCGCCATCCTCACAGCGGCACTGGTTCTGCGGCACTCGGCTGGACTGGAAGCTGAGGCGAAGGTCATTGAGGCTGCTGTGATTGAGGCTTTGGAAGAAGGCAATCGCACTACGGATATCGCGCGCGGCAACATCGTCGGGCAGCGCACTGTTTCTACAACCGAGATGGGCAAGATCATTCTCGATAAGGTCAAGGCTTCACTGAAGTAA
- a CDS encoding 2-isopropylmalate synthase, producing MSTGSVTNNRVLFFDTTLRDGEQSPGCTMHHAEKLRFAHQLSTLGVDIIEAGFPIASTGDFESVRAISRELKNGPRIAALARCRRDDVLTAGRAVEAAEKNRIHVFIASSDLHLEAKLRITRAQALDQTGEMVRLARTLSEDVEFSAEDATRSDLEFMIQLVNVAVEAGATTINLPDTVGYTTPAEYKQLFETMRARIANSDALIFSTHCHDDLGMATANALAGVLGGARQVEVTINGIGERAGNAALEEVAAAMMVRKDRFPFRHNIVMNQLAPTSTMLGEIVSFGVAPNKAVVGKNAFAHESGIHQHGVLANPLTYEIMTPESVGVTANSIVLGKHSGRRALEHRLTELGHTLTKDELDVTYTRFTELADRKKAIYDQDIVALLPQKISAN from the coding sequence ATGAGCACGGGTAGCGTTACAAACAATCGCGTTCTCTTCTTCGACACCACTCTCCGGGATGGCGAGCAGTCCCCCGGATGCACCATGCACCATGCGGAGAAGCTCCGTTTTGCGCACCAGCTTTCGACGCTGGGCGTAGACATTATCGAGGCAGGCTTCCCGATTGCCTCGACCGGCGACTTTGAATCCGTTCGCGCTATTTCGCGTGAGCTTAAGAACGGCCCACGGATCGCGGCACTTGCACGCTGCAGACGCGACGATGTTCTTACCGCGGGAAGGGCGGTCGAGGCGGCGGAGAAGAATCGTATCCACGTGTTTATCGCTTCGTCCGACCTGCACCTCGAGGCCAAGCTGCGGATCACCCGCGCACAGGCGTTGGACCAGACCGGCGAGATGGTTCGCCTGGCGCGCACACTTTCAGAAGACGTGGAGTTCTCTGCTGAAGACGCAACGCGTTCGGACCTGGAGTTCATGATCCAGCTTGTAAACGTGGCCGTGGAAGCGGGGGCGACGACGATCAATCTACCGGATACGGTGGGCTACACAACTCCCGCAGAGTACAAGCAACTCTTTGAGACGATGCGCGCGCGCATTGCTAACTCCGATGCGCTGATCTTCTCGACACATTGCCATGACGATCTTGGTATGGCCACGGCGAATGCGCTTGCCGGTGTTCTTGGCGGGGCGCGCCAGGTTGAGGTCACGATCAACGGCATCGGCGAACGTGCTGGCAATGCCGCACTGGAAGAAGTGGCCGCAGCGATGATGGTGCGGAAGGACCGCTTCCCTTTCCGGCACAACATCGTGATGAATCAGCTGGCTCCGACGAGCACGATGCTGGGGGAGATTGTCAGCTTTGGTGTGGCTCCAAATAAAGCGGTCGTTGGCAAAAATGCCTTTGCGCACGAGAGCGGCATTCATCAGCATGGCGTGCTGGCCAATCCGCTGACGTACGAGATCATGACTCCTGAATCTGTGGGCGTTACGGCGAACAGCATTGTGCTGGGCAAGCATTCGGGAAGGCGCGCTCTGGAGCATCGCCTGACGGAGCTGGGACATACGCTGACGAAGGATGAGTTGGACGTGACGTACACGCGCTTCACGGAGCTCGCCGATCGCAAGAAGGCGATCTATGACCAGGACATTGTGGCTCTGTTGCCGCAGAAGATTTCCGCAAACTAG
- a CDS encoding LysR family transcriptional regulator: MDLFQLETFLAVAQERSFSRAAVRLRRTQPAISQTVAKLEAELGEALFERSMRDGSLTDAGEVLREYAQKLLNLRSEASGALEELRSLHRGILNLAANEYTCLYLLPLLDIFRRKHPRIKVTVHRSLASRIADEVLAHSVELGVLSFRPEDPQVRSIVVYRDALSFVVHPKHPLATAKSVSIRDLGSEDFVAHNVPSPQRAKVMDAFRRHKTPLRIEVELPSLDAVKRFVAMGNGVAIAPGLSVESELASGNLVQVMVKELQMERKLRLVHRKQATLSHAAMAFLEVVETHAAITGDPYSYLLERSPH; encoded by the coding sequence TTGGACCTCTTTCAGCTCGAAACCTTTCTCGCCGTCGCCCAGGAACGAAGCTTTTCGCGGGCTGCTGTTCGCCTTCGCAGGACCCAACCCGCCATCAGCCAGACTGTTGCAAAGCTCGAAGCGGAGCTGGGAGAGGCCCTCTTTGAGCGCTCCATGCGCGACGGATCGCTCACGGACGCGGGCGAGGTCCTCCGGGAATACGCCCAAAAGCTGCTCAACCTTCGGTCAGAAGCCAGTGGTGCGCTGGAAGAGCTGCGCTCCCTGCACCGGGGCATCCTGAATCTCGCCGCCAACGAATACACCTGTCTCTATCTCCTTCCGCTTCTGGATATCTTTCGCAGAAAGCATCCCCGCATCAAGGTCACGGTGCATCGGTCCCTGGCCAGCCGCATTGCGGACGAAGTTCTGGCGCATTCCGTTGAGCTTGGCGTGCTCTCCTTCCGTCCGGAGGATCCGCAGGTACGCTCGATCGTTGTCTACCGAGATGCCCTCTCCTTCGTCGTTCATCCAAAACACCCTTTAGCTACCGCGAAGTCCGTTTCGATCCGCGATCTGGGTTCGGAGGACTTTGTCGCCCACAACGTTCCCTCCCCGCAGCGCGCCAAGGTGATGGACGCCTTCCGTCGCCACAAAACTCCTCTACGGATCGAAGTGGAGCTGCCTTCGCTCGACGCCGTGAAGCGCTTCGTCGCCATGGGGAATGGCGTAGCCATCGCGCCCGGACTCAGCGTGGAAAGCGAACTCGCCTCCGGGAACCTGGTGCAGGTGATGGTGAAAGAGTTGCAGATGGAGCGAAAGCTGCGTCTCGTCCACCGCAAGCAGGCCACGCTTTCGCACGCAGCCATGGCCTTTTTGGAGGTCGTGGAGACCCACGCCGCCATCACGGGCGATCCGTATAGCTATCTCCTCGAACGGTCCCCGCATTAA
- a CDS encoding outer membrane beta-barrel protein, with the protein MKKTIWLGALLLSAAVMHGQESRQDVSVSAIGIFAPQVNGNSAQLNTNSTTGFLASYRYMLTPRSALELNYSFAQYTDIFRTSFYPNGLRIHARQQELTGAYVYNMNFRRINPFLEAGVGGFILTPIRDFQTQTLDTKQNTNIGALFGAGVAYELSPSYDIRVQYRGFLLKSPNFGIDNFKTNRYEIISMPTVGVAYHF; encoded by the coding sequence ATGAAGAAGACGATTTGGTTGGGTGCTCTGCTGCTGTCGGCAGCTGTAATGCATGGACAGGAAAGCCGACAGGACGTGAGTGTAAGCGCAATCGGTATCTTTGCGCCTCAGGTAAATGGAAATAGTGCGCAGTTGAATACCAATTCAACGACCGGCTTCCTCGCCAGCTACCGCTACATGCTCACGCCGCGCAGCGCCCTGGAGTTGAACTACTCCTTCGCACAGTACACGGACATCTTTCGCACCAGCTTCTATCCCAACGGCCTCCGCATCCATGCGCGCCAGCAGGAACTGACTGGGGCTTATGTCTACAACATGAACTTCCGCCGGATTAATCCTTTTCTTGAGGCTGGCGTCGGCGGTTTCATTCTCACTCCGATCCGCGACTTTCAGACGCAGACTCTGGATACCAAGCAGAACACCAATATCGGTGCTCTCTTTGGCGCAGGTGTCGCGTATGAGCTCAGCCCCAGCTATGACATTCGCGTGCAATACCGTGGATTCCTTCTGAAATCCCCCAACTTCGGTATCGACAACTTCAAGACCAACCGCTATGAAATCATCTCCATGCCTACGGTTGGCGTTGCCTATCACTTCTAA
- a CDS encoding outer membrane beta-barrel protein, whose product MPIQAVETITARVNDTKSRDKNIFRIAIFLLGIGSVGSARVLGQATAAGVRKADFQVGLGVSGGPHYGGHRYYGGTFYTTFDFSQHWGIEGDIRQVDTTGDNKLYERTYQLGVRYVRHYKGFINPYGKIMVGRGVFNFANDSANLAYNIGVLGGGVDLNVTRHINVRGDFEYQHWKGFPNGALTPKMLTAGVAYHF is encoded by the coding sequence ATGCCGATTCAAGCAGTTGAAACCATCACGGCAAGAGTGAATGACACAAAAAGCCGGGATAAAAACATATTTAGGATCGCCATCTTCCTTTTGGGCATCGGTTCAGTTGGCTCGGCACGAGTTCTAGGCCAGGCAACTGCAGCCGGTGTGCGGAAGGCCGACTTTCAGGTTGGCCTGGGAGTCTCCGGCGGACCGCATTATGGTGGCCACAGATACTACGGTGGCACCTTTTATACGACCTTTGACTTTTCGCAACATTGGGGTATCGAAGGGGATATCCGACAGGTAGATACCACGGGGGACAATAAGCTTTACGAGCGAACCTACCAGCTCGGCGTCCGCTATGTCCGCCACTATAAAGGCTTTATCAATCCCTACGGCAAGATCATGGTCGGCCGTGGAGTTTTCAATTTCGCCAATGACTCTGCGAATCTGGCCTACAACATAGGCGTCCTTGGAGGCGGTGTGGACTTGAACGTTACAAGACATATCAACGTCCGCGGCGATTTTGAATATCAGCATTGGAAGGGCTTCCCGAACGGCGCTTTGACGCCCAAGATGTTGACAGCAGGCGTGGCGTACCACTTCTAA